The following coding sequences are from one Thamnophis elegans isolate rThaEle1 chromosome 5, rThaEle1.pri, whole genome shotgun sequence window:
- the DR1 gene encoding protein Dr1, which translates to MASSSGNDDDLTIPRAAINKMIKETLPNVRVANDARELVVNCCTEFIHLISSEANEICNKSEKKTISPEHVIQALESLGFGSYISEVKEVLQECKTVALKRRKANSRLENSGIPEEELLRQQQELFAKARQQQAELAQQEWLQMQQAAQQAQLAAASASAINQAGSSQDEDDEDDI; encoded by the exons ATGGCTTCTTCTTCCGGCAACGACGACGACTTGACCATCCCGCGGGCGGCCATCAATAAGATGATCAAGGAGACGCTGCCCAACGTGCGGGTGGCCAACGACGCCCGGGAGCTGGTTGTCAACTGCTGCACCGAGTTCATCCACCTCATCTCCTCCGAGGCTAACGAGATCTGCAACAAGTCCGAGAAGAAAACCATCTCTCCCGAGCACGTTATCCAAG CATTAGAAAGCTTGGGATTTGGCTCCTATATCAGTGAGGTCAAAGAAGTCTTACAAGAATGCAAAACTGTagcattaaaaagaagaaaggctAATTCCCGTTTGGAAAACAGTGGCATTCCTGAAGAAGAACTCCTAAGGCAACAACAGGAGTTATTTGCAAAA GCTAGACAACAGCAGGCAGAGCTGGCCCAGCAGGAATGGCTTCAAATGCAACAGGCTGCGCAACAGGCCCAGCTTGCAGCTGCCTCTGCCAGTGCAATCAACCAGGCCGGATCTTCTCAAGATGAAGATGACGAAGATGACATATGA